The following proteins are co-located in the Nocardia bhagyanarayanae genome:
- a CDS encoding NAD(P)/FAD-dependent oxidoreductase produces the protein MKHRIVVLGAGYAGAFSAGYLARQLHADDFEITVVNAEPDFVERLRLHQLAAGHELRHRPLTEVFAGTGIRLRVARVTGVDVEHRTVTIADDEGIDRLEYDTLLYALGSTAADHGVPGVDEHAFHVAARPAALRLRARLDELGEDGTVLVVGGNLTAIEAATEIAEARPGLRVGLATSGELGGWLGPKARRHLLRAFDRFGITVHENTRIERVEEAAAIAADGTAFVSDATVWAAGFAVHPIAAASGLAVEPNGQITVDRQMRSVSHPDVYVAGDSVFVIGENGHPLPMSCASAGYTGTQAAAAIIGDLTGREIKATALTYVGNHISLGRKDGIFQLVDGDARSKPGALCGRSAARVKSAIVAVSGWAVSRPTFGKPSHKYRLAATRKHSADVVAA, from the coding sequence ATGAAGCACCGCATCGTCGTCCTCGGGGCCGGATACGCCGGAGCCTTCTCCGCCGGATATCTGGCCCGCCAACTCCACGCCGACGACTTCGAGATCACCGTCGTCAACGCCGAACCCGATTTCGTCGAGCGGCTGCGCCTGCATCAGCTCGCCGCCGGGCACGAGCTGCGCCACCGGCCGCTGACGGAGGTGTTCGCGGGCACCGGCATCCGGCTACGAGTGGCGCGGGTGACCGGCGTCGACGTCGAGCACCGGACGGTCACGATCGCCGACGACGAGGGCATCGACCGGCTCGAATACGACACCCTGCTCTACGCTCTCGGCAGCACCGCTGCCGACCACGGCGTCCCCGGCGTCGACGAGCACGCCTTCCACGTGGCCGCGCGGCCCGCCGCGCTGCGCCTGCGCGCACGCTTGGACGAGTTGGGCGAGGACGGGACGGTACTGGTGGTCGGCGGCAATCTGACCGCGATCGAGGCCGCCACCGAGATCGCCGAAGCTCGTCCAGGACTGCGGGTCGGCCTCGCGACCAGCGGCGAACTGGGCGGCTGGCTGGGCCCGAAAGCCCGGCGCCACCTGCTGCGCGCCTTCGACCGGTTCGGTATCACCGTCCACGAGAACACCAGGATCGAGCGCGTCGAGGAGGCGGCGGCCATCGCCGCCGACGGCACCGCCTTCGTCTCCGACGCGACCGTGTGGGCCGCGGGTTTCGCCGTCCACCCGATCGCCGCCGCCAGCGGCCTGGCGGTGGAACCCAACGGCCAGATCACGGTCGACCGCCAGATGCGGTCGGTCTCGCATCCGGATGTCTACGTTGCCGGTGACAGCGTCTTCGTCATCGGCGAGAACGGTCATCCCTTGCCGATGTCCTGCGCTTCCGCGGGATACACCGGCACGCAGGCGGCGGCCGCGATCATCGGGGACCTGACGGGGCGCGAGATCAAGGCGACCGCGCTGACCTACGTCGGCAACCACATCAGCCTCGGACGCAAGGACGGGATCTTCCAACTGGTCGACGGTGACGCGCGCTCGAAGCCCGGGGCTCTGTGCGGCCGGTCGGCGGCTCGGGTCAAGTCGGCGATCGTGGCGGTCAGCGGCTGGGCGGTCAGCCGCCCGACCTTCGGAAAGCCGAGTCACAAGTACCGTTTGGCCGCCACCCGGAAGCACTCGGCGGACGTGGTCGCCGCATAG
- a CDS encoding FHA domain-containing protein, with protein sequence MTDPRVEVLPGTHLVACHGGVVLVVANRAVETATEDTAAGAALIALRGLVDEAAAKEQKRSGRMFARLATTWLMGLDDEDAVEFGVLTPSATGLAVFLHGRVSAVLAGADRSEVLRGSDAGFTVDRVVIPAPAIGAGLFVDEADQQLELPGIRGVCTLADGAVPGSGAVLWYGQPVPKVAVVKGHRAAARSVGHDRRQTGDRSGAARPTAEIDLQETLAPSAPVDDETAVPRPRTPERDRRAPEPVDGGHGRASSPIRRDSGPEHSPGRPPSRTIDSERAAPGPGRESEPAVSHGAGERRVIVKGYKCARQHHNDPRVSFCAVCGIRMDQLTCVLTDGERPPLGLLLLDDGTSYVLDSDCVLGREPDHSEAARRGARPIRVDDASGGMSRTHAEIRLKDWDVTVVDSGSANGTHIRQPGQQDWTRAIPGHPVILQPGAQILLGGRTATFDSQHAQM encoded by the coding sequence GTGACGGATCCGCGGGTCGAGGTGCTGCCCGGCACGCACCTGGTGGCGTGCCACGGCGGGGTGGTCCTCGTAGTGGCGAACCGAGCCGTCGAGACGGCGACCGAGGACACCGCCGCGGGCGCTGCCCTGATCGCGCTGCGCGGACTGGTGGACGAGGCGGCGGCCAAGGAGCAGAAGCGCAGCGGGCGCATGTTCGCGCGCCTTGCCACCACCTGGCTGATGGGTCTCGACGACGAGGACGCCGTCGAGTTCGGCGTCCTCACACCGTCCGCCACCGGCCTCGCGGTGTTCCTGCACGGCCGGGTGAGCGCGGTGCTCGCGGGCGCGGACCGCTCGGAGGTGCTGCGCGGCAGCGACGCCGGTTTCACCGTCGACCGGGTGGTGATCCCGGCGCCCGCGATCGGTGCCGGGCTGTTCGTCGACGAGGCGGATCAGCAGCTCGAACTGCCGGGGATTCGCGGAGTGTGCACGTTGGCAGACGGTGCCGTTCCGGGATCGGGCGCGGTGCTCTGGTACGGGCAGCCCGTACCGAAAGTGGCGGTGGTGAAAGGACATCGGGCCGCCGCGCGCTCAGTCGGACACGACCGACGGCAGACCGGTGATCGATCGGGTGCCGCGCGGCCCACCGCGGAGATCGATCTTCAGGAGACGCTGGCGCCGAGCGCGCCGGTCGACGACGAGACCGCGGTTCCGCGGCCCCGCACGCCGGAACGGGATCGACGCGCGCCCGAACCGGTGGACGGTGGACACGGCCGCGCGAGTTCGCCGATACGGCGTGACAGCGGGCCGGAGCACTCGCCCGGCCGTCCTCCGTCGCGCACGATCGACAGCGAACGTGCGGCGCCCGGGCCGGGCCGCGAATCCGAACCGGCGGTGTCGCACGGTGCGGGCGAGCGGCGGGTGATCGTCAAGGGCTACAAGTGCGCGCGTCAGCACCACAACGATCCGCGGGTGTCGTTCTGCGCCGTCTGCGGCATCCGCATGGATCAGCTCACCTGCGTCCTCACCGACGGCGAGCGCCCACCGCTGGGGCTGCTGCTGCTCGACGACGGCACCTCCTACGTCCTCGACTCCGACTGCGTACTCGGCCGCGAACCCGATCACTCCGAGGCGGCGCGGCGCGGCGCCCGCCCGATCCGGGTGGACGACGCTTCCGGCGGCATGTCTCGCACCCACGCCGAGATCCGTTTGAAGGACTGGGATGTGACCGTGGTCGACAGCGGCTCGGCCAACGGCACCCACATCCGTCAACCCGGCCAGCAGGACTGGACCCGCGCCATCCCCGGCCACCCGGTGATCCTGCAACCCGGCGCGCAAATCCTCCTCGGCGGCCGCACCGCCACCTTCGATTCGCAGCACGCTCAGATGTGA
- a CDS encoding NADH-quinone oxidoreductase subunit C produces the protein MTFDSPENTETSSPQSEIDAAATAGPEGTLPPQAEPEPADEDVIGVRRGMFGISGTGDTSGYGRLVRPVTLPGSTPAPYGGYFDAIVDALRTALAPTGTPFESAIEKIVVFRGELTLHVRREHLPLVAQALRDDAALRFELCLGVNGVHYPDDTGRELHAVYHLMSVTHSRRLRVEVSAPDADPHIPSLYSVYPTTDWHERETYDFFGILFDGHPSLTRIAMPDDWRGHPQRKDYPLGGIPVEYKGARIPPPDERRAYS, from the coding sequence ATGACCTTCGACTCCCCCGAGAACACCGAAACCAGTTCGCCCCAGTCGGAGATCGACGCCGCGGCGACCGCGGGCCCCGAGGGCACGCTGCCGCCGCAGGCCGAACCCGAGCCCGCGGACGAGGATGTCATCGGCGTGCGCCGCGGCATGTTCGGCATCTCCGGCACCGGCGACACCTCCGGATACGGTCGCCTGGTCCGGCCCGTCACACTGCCCGGCAGCACACCGGCGCCCTACGGCGGCTACTTCGACGCGATCGTCGACGCGCTGCGAACGGCGTTGGCGCCCACCGGCACACCGTTCGAGAGCGCGATCGAGAAGATCGTCGTCTTCCGCGGCGAGCTGACCCTGCACGTGCGCAGGGAACACCTGCCGCTGGTCGCGCAGGCCTTGCGCGACGACGCCGCACTGCGATTCGAACTGTGCCTCGGCGTGAACGGCGTGCACTACCCGGACGACACCGGTCGCGAACTGCACGCGGTGTACCACCTGATGTCGGTCACCCACAGCCGCAGGCTGCGCGTCGAGGTGTCCGCGCCCGATGCCGACCCGCACATCCCCTCGCTGTACTCGGTGTACCCGACCACCGACTGGCACGAGCGGGAGACCTACGACTTCTTCGGCATCCTCTTCGACGGTCATCCGTCGCTGACCCGCATCGCCATGCCCGACGACTGGCGTGGCCACCCGCAGCGGAAGGACTACCCGCTCGGCGGGATCCCGGTCGAATACAAGGGCGCGCGCATCCCGCCGCCCGACGAGCGGAGGGCGTACAGCTAG
- the nuoE gene encoding NADH-quinone oxidoreductase subunit NuoE, producing MTEILLKLSTRPEPFPPFVRERLEVDAAAIIARYPHPRSALLPLLHLVQAEEGFVSGTGIEFCAEQLGLTGAEVTAVATFYSMFRRTPTGDYHVGVCTNTLCAVMGGDAILAALETHLGLRHGETTADGSITLEHIECNAACDFAPVVMVNWEFFDNQTPESARALVDALRAGQQVTPTRGAPLCTFRETARILAGFPDERPGALDGAAGEPTVAGLRVAEEHDMRAPRANGEGIR from the coding sequence ATGACCGAGATCCTGCTCAAGCTCTCCACCCGGCCCGAGCCGTTCCCGCCCTTCGTGCGCGAGCGGCTGGAAGTCGACGCGGCGGCGATCATCGCGCGCTACCCGCACCCGCGTTCGGCGCTGCTGCCGCTGCTGCACCTGGTGCAGGCCGAGGAAGGATTCGTCTCCGGCACCGGCATCGAGTTCTGCGCCGAGCAGCTGGGCCTGACCGGCGCCGAGGTGACCGCCGTGGCCACCTTCTACTCCATGTTCCGGCGCACACCGACCGGCGACTATCACGTCGGCGTGTGCACCAACACGCTCTGCGCGGTCATGGGCGGCGACGCGATCCTGGCCGCGCTGGAAACCCATCTCGGCCTGCGCCACGGTGAGACCACGGCCGACGGGTCGATCACCCTCGAGCACATCGAATGCAACGCCGCCTGCGATTTCGCGCCGGTCGTGATGGTGAACTGGGAGTTCTTCGACAACCAGACGCCGGAATCGGCCCGAGCCCTGGTCGACGCGTTGCGCGCCGGGCAGCAGGTGACGCCGACCCGCGGCGCGCCGCTGTGCACGTTCCGGGAGACCGCGCGCATCCTCGCCGGCTTCCCCGACGAACGGCCCGGCGCGCTCGACGGCGCGGCGGGCGAACCGACCGTGGCGGGTCTGCGGGTGGCCGAGGAGCACGACATGCGGGCGCCGCGGGCGAACGGAGAGGGCATCCGATGA
- a CDS encoding NADH-quinone oxidoreductase subunit A — protein sequence MELPTLVLGAVAAAFAVFSILLAALIGPKRYNRAKLEAYECGIEPTPHAVAGGPGNVTGQRFPVKYYLTAMLFIIFDIEIVFLYPWAVHFDALGVFGLAAMALFIFNVSVAYAYEWRRGGLSWD from the coding sequence ATGGAGTTGCCGACCCTGGTGCTCGGCGCGGTCGCCGCGGCCTTCGCGGTCTTTTCCATACTCTTGGCGGCCCTGATCGGACCGAAGCGCTACAACCGGGCCAAGCTGGAGGCCTACGAGTGCGGCATCGAGCCCACTCCGCACGCCGTCGCGGGCGGGCCGGGAAACGTTACCGGACAGCGCTTTCCGGTGAAGTACTACCTCACCGCCATGCTGTTCATCATCTTCGACATCGAGATCGTGTTCCTCTACCCGTGGGCCGTTCACTTCGACGCGCTGGGTGTCTTCGGTCTCGCCGCGATGGCGCTGTTCATCTTCAACGTCTCGGTCGCCTACGCCTACGAGTGGCGCCGCGGCGGACTCAGTTGGGACTGA
- a CDS encoding NuoB/complex I 20 kDa subunit family protein yields MGLEEKLPSGFLLSTVEDFAGYLRKGSLWPATFGLACCAIEMMATGAGRFDIARFGMEAFRASPRQADLMIVAGRVSQKMAPVLRQVYDQMTEPKWVLAMGVCASSGGMFNNYAIVQGVDHVVPVDIYLPGCPPRPEMLLNAILALHAKIQEMPLGVNREEAVRAAEQAALAATPTIRMEGLLR; encoded by the coding sequence ATGGGTCTCGAGGAAAAACTGCCCAGCGGCTTTCTGCTGAGCACGGTGGAGGACTTCGCCGGATATCTGCGCAAGGGCTCGTTGTGGCCCGCCACCTTCGGTCTCGCCTGCTGCGCCATCGAGATGATGGCCACCGGCGCAGGACGATTCGACATCGCCCGCTTCGGCATGGAGGCGTTCCGCGCCTCGCCACGCCAGGCCGATCTCATGATCGTCGCCGGCCGGGTCAGCCAGAAGATGGCGCCGGTGCTGCGACAGGTCTACGACCAGATGACCGAGCCGAAATGGGTGCTCGCCATGGGCGTCTGCGCCTCCTCCGGCGGCATGTTCAACAACTACGCCATCGTGCAGGGCGTCGACCACGTGGTACCGGTCGACATTTACTTGCCCGGCTGCCCGCCGCGCCCGGAGATGCTGCTCAACGCGATTCTGGCACTGCACGCCAAGATTCAGGAGATGCCGCTCGGCGTCAACCGCGAGGAGGCGGTCCGCGCCGCCGAGCAGGCGGCGCTGGCGGCGACCCCGACCATTCGGATGGAGGGTCTGCTGCGATGA
- a CDS encoding NADH-quinone oxidoreductase subunit D — MNDIETQPGVDTTDSGREPAAHRREHTANPSEPTVVTVAGQDWDTVTETLDGAGEERIVVNMGPQHPSTHGVLRIILEIEGETVTEARCGIGYLHTGIEKNLEFRNWTQGVTFVTRMDYLSPFFNETAYCLGVERLLDVTEQIPERATVIRVLLMELNRISSHLVALATGGMELGALTPMLFGFRERELILDVFEMITGLRMNHAYIRPGGLAQDLPDDGVTKVRELLALLPKRLRDMEHLLTQNPIWKARTQDIGYLDLTGCMALGITGPVLRATGLPLDLRKAQPYCGYENYEFDVPTTTGCDCYGRYLIRVEEMKESLKIVEQCLDRLRPGPVMIEDKKLAWPADLQLGPDGLGNSPKHIGRIMGTSMEGLIHHFKLVTEGIRVPAGQVYVAVESPRGELGVHMVSDGGTRPYRVHYRDPSFTNLQAVAAMCEGGMVADVIASVASIDPVMGGVDR, encoded by the coding sequence GTGAACGACATCGAAACCCAGCCCGGCGTCGACACCACCGACTCCGGGCGCGAACCCGCCGCGCACCGGCGGGAGCACACCGCGAACCCCTCGGAGCCGACCGTCGTCACCGTCGCCGGTCAGGACTGGGACACCGTCACCGAAACCCTCGACGGCGCGGGCGAGGAGCGCATCGTCGTCAATATGGGCCCGCAGCACCCGTCCACGCACGGCGTGCTGCGGATCATCCTGGAGATCGAGGGCGAGACCGTCACCGAGGCCCGCTGCGGCATCGGCTACCTGCACACCGGCATCGAGAAGAACCTCGAGTTCCGCAACTGGACGCAGGGCGTCACCTTCGTGACCCGGATGGACTACCTGTCGCCGTTCTTCAACGAGACGGCGTACTGCCTCGGCGTGGAGCGGCTGCTCGACGTCACCGAGCAGATTCCCGAGCGCGCCACCGTCATCCGGGTGCTGCTGATGGAGCTCAACCGCATCTCCTCGCACCTGGTCGCGCTCGCCACCGGCGGCATGGAACTCGGCGCGCTCACCCCGATGCTGTTCGGGTTCCGCGAACGCGAACTCATCCTCGACGTCTTCGAGATGATCACCGGCCTGCGGATGAACCACGCCTACATCCGTCCGGGCGGCCTGGCCCAGGACCTGCCCGACGACGGCGTCACCAAGGTCCGCGAACTGCTCGCCCTGCTGCCGAAACGACTGCGCGACATGGAGCATCTGCTCACCCAGAATCCGATCTGGAAGGCGCGCACCCAGGACATCGGCTACCTGGACCTGACCGGATGCATGGCCCTCGGCATCACCGGCCCGGTGCTGCGCGCCACCGGCCTGCCGCTGGATCTGCGCAAGGCCCAACCCTATTGCGGTTACGAGAACTACGAATTCGACGTCCCCACCACCACCGGCTGCGACTGCTACGGCCGCTACCTGATCCGGGTGGAGGAGATGAAGGAATCGCTCAAGATCGTCGAACAGTGCCTGGACCGGCTGCGGCCCGGACCGGTGATGATCGAGGACAAGAAGCTGGCCTGGCCCGCCGACCTCCAGCTCGGCCCCGACGGACTCGGCAACTCCCCCAAGCACATCGGCCGCATCATGGGCACGTCGATGGAGGGCCTCATCCACCACTTCAAGCTCGTTACCGAGGGCATCCGGGTCCCCGCCGGGCAGGTGTACGTCGCGGTCGAATCGCCGCGCGGCGAGCTGGGCGTGCACATGGTCAGCGACGGCGGCACCCGGCCCTACCGCGTGCACTATCGCGACCCTTCGTTCACGAATCTGCAAGCGGTGGCGGCGATGTGCGAGGGCGGCATGGTCGCCGACGTCATCGCCTCCGTCGCCAGCATCGACCCGGTGATGGGTGGTGTCGACCGATGA